In Populus nigra chromosome 1, ddPopNigr1.1, whole genome shotgun sequence, one genomic interval encodes:
- the LOC133684429 gene encoding SUN domain-containing protein 5-like isoform X1, producing the protein MKKPFSFLNNKNRSSNSRRRSLYELRLSLILLLWGLLFSFCAGHENQGNLTPDNGSIPFSSDLKDTTLRGDTPSHDAITSNNDTNGILLEVNPSTSSKNATVHTDLGNQKCPLPETNRLQEIILSALGYGSSVYKMRNPEELKTGKPKEVPSGRPQHLTYLNFDEFWNIIRQEKGKLIPKQLANITHRLEPDGREYNYASLAKGAKVLAYNKEAKGACNILGKDHDKYLRNPCSVVEKFVVIELSEETLVDVVKIANFEHYSSNFKDFELSGSLNYSTKSWIHLGNFVAANVKHIQDFKLPEPKWVRYLKLNLRSHYGSGFYCTLSVVEVYGVDAIERMLEDFFVPSEEPLPIEFPKPSLTAAPHLKPELNLTDKGSSGKVRNGVDNAGMGAENLSDIQQSHSDGKKSPESINIIAEPVTEVRQLPISRKPGDTLLKILMQKAKSLELSLTMLEGYIKETNQRKGEIMPKLEEELSGISLLVETTRTEIRDLMEWKENTDKVLMEYQSWKAGVSSSMDTLVRENTRLSRLDIEKVANDQANLESKELAVLAMSLFFMCFSTVMLISAKVSKYLGAASNSDKACRTSRGWMMILVSSTMIIFITILSS; encoded by the exons ATGAAAAAACCTTTCTCATtcttaaacaacaaaaacagaAGCAGCAATTCAAGGAGGAGAAGTTTGTATGAGCTACGCTTGTCTTTGATTCTCTTACTTTGGggtcttctcttctctttctgtGCTGGTCATGAAAATCAAG GGAATTTGACTCCTGACAACGGTAGCATACCTTTTTCTAGTGATCTTAAAGATACTACTCTTCGTGGTGATACACCTTCACATGATGCAATTACAAGCAATAATGATACAAATGGAATTCTGCTAGAGGTCAATCCGTCTACCAGCAGTAAGAATGCTACAGTTCATACTGACTTGGGAAATCAGAAGTGCCCACTTCCAGAGACAAATAGATTACAAGAAATAATTTTGAGTGCTTTAGGTTATGGATCTTCAGTGTATAAAATGCGGAATCCTGAAGAACTGAAGACAGGTAAACCGAAAGAAGTACCGAGTGGGAGACCTCAGCATTTGACTTATCTCAACTTTGACGAGTTCTGGAACATAATAAGACAAGAAAAAGGCAAACTTATCCCCAAGCAGCTTGCTAACATCACCCATCGGCTTGAACCTGATGGAAGAGAGTATAACTATGCCTCTTTGGCAAAGGGCGCAAAGGTGCTTGCGTATAATAAGGAGGCTAAAGGAGCATGTAACATACTGGGGAAGGATCATGATAAGTACCTGAGAAACCCTTGTTCTGTGGTAGAGAAGTTTGTTGTTATCGAGCTTTCGGAGGAGACACTGGTTGATGTTGTTAAAATTGCAAATTTTGAACATTATTCCTCCAATTTCAAGGATTTTGAACTATCCGGAAGTTTAAACTATTCAACCAAAAGTTGGATTCATTTGGGAAATTTCGTGGCTGCAAATGTCAAGCACATTCAAGATTTCAAACTGCCAGAACCCAAATGGGTGAGGTATTTGAAGTTGAATTTACGTAGCCATTACGGGTCAGGATTTTACTGCACATTGAGTGTTGTCGAGGTATATGGAGTAGATGCCATTGAGCGTATGCTTGAAGATTTCTTTGTGCCATCCGAAGAACCTCTTCCCATTGAATTTCCAAAGCCTAGTTTAACTGCAGCACCACATTTAAAGCCAGAATTAAATCTAACTGACAAGGGGAGTAGTGGAAAAGTTCGCAATGGGGTCGATAATGCTGGTATGGGGGCCGAGAACCTATCTGATATTCAACAATCCCATTCCGATGGGAAGAAAAGTCCTGAGAGTATAAACATAATTGCTGAACCAGTAACTGAAGTTAGACAGCTACCAATTAGCAGGAAACCAGGCGACACTCTTCTAAAGATCTTGATGCAGAAGGCGAAGTCACTAGAACTAAGTTTAACTATGCTTGAGGGGTATATTAAAGAAACGAATcagagaaaaggagaaattaTGCCAAAGCTTGAAGAAGAGCTATCCGGAATTTCATTGCTTGTGGAGACGACCAGAACAGAAATTAGAGATCTCATGGAATGGAAGGAGAACACG GATAAAGTGCTCATGGAGTACCAGTCATGGAAAGCCGGTGTCTCATCTAGTATGGATACGTTGGTCAGAGAAAATACAAGGCTAAG CAGATTGGACATCGAAAAGGTTGCAAATGATCAGGCAAATCTGGAAAGTAAAGAACTCGCCGTGCTAGCCATGAGTCTTTTCTTCATGTGCTTTTCAACTGTCATGCTAATCTCTGCAAAAGTTTCAAAATATTTAGGAGCAGCTTCAAATTCGGACAAGGCATGCCGAACCAGCAGAGGTTGGATGATGATACTAGTTAGCAGCACCAtgataatattcattacaatacTCTCCAGCTAG
- the LOC133684429 gene encoding SUN domain-containing protein 5-like isoform X2 translates to MKKPFSFLNNKNRSSNSRRRSLYELRLSLILLLWGLLFSFCAGHENQGNLTPDNGSIPFSSDLKDTTLRGDTPSHDAITSNNDTNGILLEVNPSTSSKNATVHTDLGNQKCPLPETNRLQEIILSALGYGSSVYKMRNPEELKTGKPKEVPSGRPQHLTYLNFDEFWNIIRQEKGKLIPKQLANITHRLEPDGREYNYASLAKGAKVLAYNKEAKGACNILGKDHDKYLRNPCSVVEKFVVIELSEETLVDVVKIANFEHYSSNFKDFELSGSLNYSTKSWIHLGNFVAANVKHIQDFKLPEPKWVRYLKLNLRSHYGSGFYCTLSVVEVYGVDAIERMLEDFFVPSEEPLPIEFPKPSLTAAPHLKPELNLTDKGSSGKVRNGVDNAGMGAENLSDIQQSHSDGKKSPESINIIAEPVTEVRQLPISRKPGDTLLKILMQKAKSLELSLTMLEGYIKETNQRKGEIMPKLEEELSGISLLVETTRTEIRDLMEWKENTDKVLMEYQSWKAGVSSSMDTLVRENTRLRLDIEKVANDQANLESKELAVLAMSLFFMCFSTVMLISAKVSKYLGAASNSDKACRTSRGWMMILVSSTMIIFITILSS, encoded by the exons ATGAAAAAACCTTTCTCATtcttaaacaacaaaaacagaAGCAGCAATTCAAGGAGGAGAAGTTTGTATGAGCTACGCTTGTCTTTGATTCTCTTACTTTGGggtcttctcttctctttctgtGCTGGTCATGAAAATCAAG GGAATTTGACTCCTGACAACGGTAGCATACCTTTTTCTAGTGATCTTAAAGATACTACTCTTCGTGGTGATACACCTTCACATGATGCAATTACAAGCAATAATGATACAAATGGAATTCTGCTAGAGGTCAATCCGTCTACCAGCAGTAAGAATGCTACAGTTCATACTGACTTGGGAAATCAGAAGTGCCCACTTCCAGAGACAAATAGATTACAAGAAATAATTTTGAGTGCTTTAGGTTATGGATCTTCAGTGTATAAAATGCGGAATCCTGAAGAACTGAAGACAGGTAAACCGAAAGAAGTACCGAGTGGGAGACCTCAGCATTTGACTTATCTCAACTTTGACGAGTTCTGGAACATAATAAGACAAGAAAAAGGCAAACTTATCCCCAAGCAGCTTGCTAACATCACCCATCGGCTTGAACCTGATGGAAGAGAGTATAACTATGCCTCTTTGGCAAAGGGCGCAAAGGTGCTTGCGTATAATAAGGAGGCTAAAGGAGCATGTAACATACTGGGGAAGGATCATGATAAGTACCTGAGAAACCCTTGTTCTGTGGTAGAGAAGTTTGTTGTTATCGAGCTTTCGGAGGAGACACTGGTTGATGTTGTTAAAATTGCAAATTTTGAACATTATTCCTCCAATTTCAAGGATTTTGAACTATCCGGAAGTTTAAACTATTCAACCAAAAGTTGGATTCATTTGGGAAATTTCGTGGCTGCAAATGTCAAGCACATTCAAGATTTCAAACTGCCAGAACCCAAATGGGTGAGGTATTTGAAGTTGAATTTACGTAGCCATTACGGGTCAGGATTTTACTGCACATTGAGTGTTGTCGAGGTATATGGAGTAGATGCCATTGAGCGTATGCTTGAAGATTTCTTTGTGCCATCCGAAGAACCTCTTCCCATTGAATTTCCAAAGCCTAGTTTAACTGCAGCACCACATTTAAAGCCAGAATTAAATCTAACTGACAAGGGGAGTAGTGGAAAAGTTCGCAATGGGGTCGATAATGCTGGTATGGGGGCCGAGAACCTATCTGATATTCAACAATCCCATTCCGATGGGAAGAAAAGTCCTGAGAGTATAAACATAATTGCTGAACCAGTAACTGAAGTTAGACAGCTACCAATTAGCAGGAAACCAGGCGACACTCTTCTAAAGATCTTGATGCAGAAGGCGAAGTCACTAGAACTAAGTTTAACTATGCTTGAGGGGTATATTAAAGAAACGAATcagagaaaaggagaaattaTGCCAAAGCTTGAAGAAGAGCTATCCGGAATTTCATTGCTTGTGGAGACGACCAGAACAGAAATTAGAGATCTCATGGAATGGAAGGAGAACACG GATAAAGTGCTCATGGAGTACCAGTCATGGAAAGCCGGTGTCTCATCTAGTATGGATACGTTGGTCAGAGAAAATACAAGGCTAAG ATTGGACATCGAAAAGGTTGCAAATGATCAGGCAAATCTGGAAAGTAAAGAACTCGCCGTGCTAGCCATGAGTCTTTTCTTCATGTGCTTTTCAACTGTCATGCTAATCTCTGCAAAAGTTTCAAAATATTTAGGAGCAGCTTCAAATTCGGACAAGGCATGCCGAACCAGCAGAGGTTGGATGATGATACTAGTTAGCAGCACCAtgataatattcattacaatacTCTCCAGCTAG